The genomic stretch GCGTCCCCTCCGCGGACCTGGCCTCGACGGTCACGGACTCGGCCGACCCGGTCCCCCTGGGCGATGCGCTCACCTACACCCACACCGTCACCAACAACGGCCCGGCCACCGCGACGTCGACGACCTCGACGCTGACGCTGTCCGGCTCCTCGGCCACCATCCTCTCCGCGACCAGTTCCCAGGGCTCGTGCACCATCAGCGCGCCCACCGTGAACTGCACCCTCGGCACCCTGGCCAACGCCGCCTCCGCGACCGTCACCGTCACCGTCGAACCCCAGTCCACCGGCACCATCACCGCGACCGGCACCACCGCCTCGGCCGTCGCCGACGCCACCCCGGGCAACAACTCCGGCGCGCAGAACACCACGATCGCCAACAGCCACGGCTGCACGATCACCGGCACCCCCGGCAACGACACCCTCAACGGCACCAGCGGCAACGACGTCATCTGCGGCCTGGGCGGCAACGACACCATCAACGGCGGCAACGGCACCGACACCGTCCACGCCGGAACCGGCAACGACAAAATCGACGGCGGCAACAACGACGACACCCTCCACAGCGGCGCCGGCGACGACATCATCAGCGGCGGCAACGGCGCCGACCACCTGTACGGCGAGGCCGGCAACGACACCAGCTACGGGGAAACCCTCCTCGGTTCACTGCTGCACCTGTTCGACAACGGCAACGACCACATCCAGGGCGGCCCCGGAAACGACGACCTCGACGGCCAGAACGGCAACGACACCCTCACCGACACCAACGGCACCGACACCATGAGCGGCAGCCTCGGCAACGACAACATCAACGTCCAGGACGGCACCGGCGGCGACACCGCCCACGGCGGCCTCGGCTCCGACACCTGCACCGCGGACACCACAGACACCACCACCGGCTGCTGACCCACCAGACACCAACCGATCCACCCACACGGCCCTTCGCCGGGTATCAGCACTCCATGAACCAGACCCTGATACCCGGCCCCCGGCCCACCACCCACACCCCACGGCAGCCAGGTCCAAAGGGGCTCACGAGCTTCAGGAACAGCGGGTCCTTCACGTCACTGTCCAGGATGTTCACGCCCTCGCCGGCCGGACTGACTGCCCAGGGCAGAGACGGTAGTCGCCCCCGGGGATGCAGACCCCGGGGGCGTGCCAGCTACCGGCGGCGTCCGAACAGGCCGCGGCTCTTCTTCACCCCCGCTTCCGCCACCGCGCGGGCAGCGGCCTCCTCCGCCCGACGGCGGGCAGCACGTTCGGCTTCGGCGGCGGCTTCCCTCCGGGCGACGTCGTCGCCGTGGCACACCCCGCACACGGACAGGTCGCCGGCCTTCCAGGCTCCGGGGCGCGCAGTGGTCTCCTCCCAGCGCTGGTCGGTGAACTTCGCCCCGCACCGCGAGCACACCGGCCGCTGCGCCTCCCGTTCGGCGGCCCGCTGCCGCTTGTCCTTCTCCTCGACCCGCTCGTACTGGCGCCGGTAGAGGGCGTCGCCGTCGGGGTTGTCGAGCGCGGCGGTCAGCGTCTGCTCACCGGTGCGGCCGAGACGTCGCCACACCGCCGCGTCCGCGCCGTGCTCCTGGAGCCGCTCCAGGGTGGTGACGACCACGGGCACCACCTGGCCGTAGTCGAGGGCCGTGATCCCCCCGTAGAAACTGTCGTACCGGCGCGGTGCCCAGTACCGTCGGCCCGCCTCCTCCAGCACCTTCACGGTGTTGGCGACCCTGGCGGCCGTGGTGTCGGCGAACACAAACGCCAGCGGAGGTGTGCCCTCCCTGCCGGTCGGCGGGTAGACCCGGCGCCACAACCGCTCCTCGTGGCCGACAAGCTGCTCGATCGCGTCCGGCCGGGAGCGGACCAGGTCCACGGTGCGCTGGTCCGCGTCCGGAGGGAGCAGCCGGAACCAGTCGGCGTAGCGGCGGAGTTTGCGGACCAGCTGGTGGGCGTCTTCGGTGCGGCGGTCGATCTCCAGGAGCAGGATCGGCACCTTGGCCTGGGGTGCCCGCATCACGAGGTCGGCCCGCTGGACGTAGCCGCCTGTGAGCCGGTGAGGGATCTCGGTCTGGAAGGCGAGCGGGTACCCGATCCCGGAGCGGTGGAGTTCGGCGGCGGTCGAGGTGACCGCCGCGGCGTGGTCGCTGTAGCCGGTGCCGAGCAGCTCCCCCGTGTCCGGGTCGTACTCCTCCTTGCGGAGCACCGAGACCCGTATGCCCTCCGGCTCCAGGAGCTTCCTCGCCTCACGGTGTCCCCGGTCGGTGAGCACCCACACCTGCCGCTGGTCCTTCTGGACCGATTCAATCCTCACCAGGCGGTGGTCCTCCATGTCCAGGAGGTTGTCCCGCGTGAGCCTGTCGTGGCGGTTGCCGGGGCGGGTCAGCTTCCACAGCTGCTCGGGCGTAGCCCTCTGGAAGATCCCCAGCGCTTGCAGCAGCTCCTGGCGTCGAGGTTCGGTCGAAGTCCTCCGGTGCTCAGGGCGCCTTGCTACATCTACATGAGGGATGTCGGCGCTGCGACGACCCCCCGACCGTCCGGGCTGACCTGCGGAAACGCGCCTGGCGGGGGAAGTGGCCGCGGAGGGGGTGATGGAGGGGCCCACGGAGAGGGCCTCTCCGGTCTGGTCAAGGGGATGCTCGGGGCCGTCGGGAATGCCCACAGGAGGCTCCTGGAGGTGGGGCGGGCCAATCCCGCCATTCACCCCGTACAGGTGTGGAAATCGGGCTCCGTGTGACGGCCGACCTCGGAAAACCCCTCCACCGTGACCGCATCGTGATCAACCCGTGTGACTGGACACGATGGTTGGCGGCTGGGCCTTGGTGTTCTGCCTGGTCACGGCATTTCTGGCCAAGGCGGTCGGCGGGCCCAGGTCGACGTAGTTGGCGGGGCCCCGACCGAAATGGCCGACTGCGCGGACAAATCCGCTGCTCATGTGATCGTCTGCTCCAGGTCCGCCAACTACGTGGCCAGCTGCCAACAAGCACGTCCAGTCACAACCCGGTGTGACAGTGCAGCCTTGTTGGCAAATAGGGAGGCGCGGCGGTCCTGCTCAGCGGGATGTGACGCGTCGTAGTTGGCAAGAATGACGCGCGCTAGTTGGCAACTTACGACTACGCAGGGTTTTCGTGGTCGGTGGTCCCGGATCCGATCCAGGACGGTCTCCGTCAACGCAAACCGCGAAGGCACCCATTGGTGACTTTGCCGTCCGGCTGTCCGCATGCCTTGTTGGAATCGATCTACAGCCGGCTGTAGTGAGCGGTCGGTGCACGGCGAAGGGACGACAGTGAGCACTCCTCAGGCGGCAGACACCGGTGGCGAGGACTCGGCACCCCGGATCAGCACGGTCGCGGGGACCGGGGTTGCGGGGTTCGCCGGGGACAGCGGACCAGCCGTGTCCGCGCAGTTGAACCGTCCCTACGGTCTCGTGATGGACAGCGCCGGCACCCTCTATTTCTCCGACCGCGACAACCACCGGCTCCGCAGGATCACGACCGACGGGAAGATCAGCACGGTCGCGGGCACCGGCACCGCCGGATCCGGGGGAGACGGTGGCCCCGCCACCTCCGCCCAGATGAAGCACCCGCGTGGGATCACAGTGGACAGCGCTGGCAACCTCTACGTCGCCGACAGTAACAACCACCGCATCCTGAAGATCACGGCCGATGGGAAGATCAGCACGGTCGCGGGCACCGGCACCGCGGGATTCGGGGGAGACGGTGGCCCCGCCACCTCCGCCCAGTTGAAATCCCCTTTCGCGGTGGCGGTGGACAGCTCCGGCGTCCTCTACGTCTCTGAGTTCGGCAACCATCGGGTGCGGAAGGTTACGCCGGACGGGAAGATCAGCACGGTTGCAGGCGTGGGAACTGCGGGCTTCGGCGGTGACGGCGGCCCGGCCGATTCGGCCCAGCTGAACAAGCCGAGCGACCTGTGTCTGGACAGTACGGGCACCCTCTACTTCGCCGATGGCGGCAACCATCGGGTGCGGAAGGTTACGCCGGACGGGAAGATCAGCACGGTTGCAGGCGTGGGAACTGCGGGCTTCGGCGGTGACGGCGGCCCGGCCGATTCGGCCCAGCTGAACAAGCCGATCGGCCCGGTTCTGGACAGTACGGGCACCCTCTACTTCGCCGATGCCGCCAATCATCGGGTGCGGAAGGTTACGCCGGACGGGAAGATCAGCACGGTGGCCGGTACGGGTGCTGCCGGCTTCAGCGGCGACGACGGCCCGGGAACAGCCGCCCAGCTGAACAACGTGATCGGGCTCGCTGTGGACTGTGTCGACACGCTTTACATCGCCGACCTCTTCAACAACCGGATCCGGAAGATCGCGTCGGAGAGGATGGCCGGTTTGCCCGAGTCGGGCACGGTGGTTTCCTGGGCCAATGTGCGCAGCAGGCTGCGGATGGGGGTCCTGCGTGAGTCCACGAAGGACAGGGCCGAGATCCACCAGGCCCTGGCTTCTCCCAGGTCTCACCAGCGGTGGCGGCTGATCGTGTCGGGCCAGGACGAGGGTGAGGTCCTGTACCGGATCGAGAACGTGCGCAGCGGCAAGGTGCTGGAGGTCGTCGGAGGAGGCACCGTCGACGGGGCGGTGGTCGCGCAGCGTGCCTACGAGGGCAGCGACGCCGAGCACCAGCAGTGGAGGCTGATCCCGATGGGGTCGGTGACCGACACCCCGCGGGTCTATGAGATCGCGAACCGCAACAGCGGTCTGCTGCTGCGCGTCGACACCAACGCCCCCACGGTGATCAAGCAATACAGCGTGCAGGACGATCACCGCGACCGCCAGTGGCAGCTGCTCCCCGTGTGAACGCACGAGTGGTCAGGGGCGGTACCGCCCCTGACCACTCGGACCTGTGAACCTAGTTGGGATCGGACGGCTTCTCGGCGGTGGCCTTGGGCGCCTTGGGAGGCTCCTCGGCCTGGGTGCCGGCGGACGCCTGGGTGGTCTGGATGAAGGAGCCGAGGAAGCCCAGGTGAACCGGCCGTTCTACTTCATGGTCCCGTAACAGCCGCATGCGACGGTGTCCCGCCCGGGTTCTCCCCGGACGGGACACCTCGGCAGCGTTCTACCGCCCAGCTCCTCCTGCCAGCCGCATGTATCCATCAGGAGACAGCCGAGATGACCACGTCCGTGCAGAACGGCCGTGTCCAGAGCAGCTTCGCCGGCTGGGACGTCGACGGTGACGGCCGTATCGACCGGGCCGACTGGGAAGCCGATGCCAGGCGCGTCCTCCAGGCTTTCGGCGAAACCCCCGCCTCCCCGTCCGGCCGTGCGCTGAGCGACGCCTACCTGGACCTGTGGGACTTCCTTGCCGAGAAGGCCGGGATCGACGCGCACACTGGTGCGCTGACTCCCGAACAGTTCAAGACTGTGGTCGATGACCGCATCATCGGCAGTGACGGCGCGGGCTTCGCCAAGGCCCTCACGCCGGCCATCAAGGCCCTGATCAAACTGGCGGACAGGGACGGCGACGGCCAGATCAACCCGCGCGAGTTCATGACCTGGCTGAAGGCGGTCGGCGTCCGGACCTCCGACATGGGCACCCCGTTCGCCCAGATCGACACCAGCGGCAACGGGCAGCTTTCCACGGAAGAACTGGTCCAGGCCGTTCGCGCCTACTACCTCGATGAGGTCGACGTACCGCTTCTCGGCCACTGAGCCCCGAAGACAGGCACGGAACCAGCCCCGGCGAAGGCCGGGGGCATACCGGAAACCTCCAGTGGCCGTCCTGTCGATCCGGAGGCCACGTGCACTTTCAGCAATCCGCTGTGCGGCGAACCGTCACCGCGCACAGTTCGGCAGGATCCACTGGCCTATCAGTGGACCTTGATGTTGAACTCGCCCTCATAGTCGGTCGGCTTACCGGCCAGGGCCCGAAGGTAGACGCTGTCGCTGCCCTTCACCTTCTCCGAGGTGATCCGCACGTAGACCTCGTAATCCGGCGACGACCAGGTGTAGTACGGCCCCTCATCTTCGAAATGCCACCGCAGTGCATTGCTCCTGGCCTGCAAGTAGTGCTGCGGACTCAACGAGAGGTAGTACCCGTCATAGTCGCCGCCGCTGATCAGCAGGTCTGCCCCGAAGCCCCAATCCGTCCGCTTGACGTTCTGGAACACCAAAGTCTGGTTGCCCAGTGAGTAGTTGGGGGTGCCGCCCTCCGACGTCTCCGACAGGTACGACGTGTAGTCCACCCTTTTGTCGTTGCCCTTCCAGTATGTGTATTGGAACGTCAGTTTGGACTTGCTGACCTTCCGACCCCTGTAGATGTAGCCCTTGTTTCCTTCGCTCGGCGGCATGAAGCACTCCTGACTCCGTCGACTACAGGTCGTGATCACTCCACAACAAGCGGCAACCGTAGTCAAGATCGGCGTCAACTCTCTGACGACGCCCAAGGGCCGGTAAGAACACACATGCGGGCGCGGTTCGCGTGAGCGTCCAAGGCGGCGAGGGCTGCGCCCGCCGCTCGAGGGAGCCCACAAACGCTGCAGCCCCGCATCGAGCTTCCTCCCAGTGCGCCACGCAGATCGTGAGCCCGGTAACTGCGGCTTCGCAGAGTAGCCGCAAAGGTACGTTGGCACCGTTTGCCAACAAGCCTGCTGATTTGCCAACTCTCGTGTGTCGTCACACCCGGAGGGGGGAGAACTCTCCCCCGTCAACGCCCGGACTCTGTCCACAGGGCTGCGGTTCGAGGGTGGCTTCGAGGTCGCCGCGATCCGCGGGGTGGCCCGTACATGAGGGAGTCGTCATGCCCGAGAACACCGTCACCGCGCCGCTCGCTCCGATGGAGCCGCAAGACGTCGCCGACGCCTTCGCCTACATCCGGGCGCTGCAGGCCGACGACATCGACACCGCCTGCGCGGTCGCCGACGCCACGGGCCCGGAGCTGCACCGGCTGCTCCTGGACGTCGCCGCGCGCGTCATCATCCCGGTCACCGCCGCGGACGACCACGACGGAGAGCCGTGTGCCCACTCGTTCCTGGCCGCCGCGCTCGGACGGATTTTGCTGGAACTTCTGTGCCACGGCGAGTGCCTGGCATGCCTGCCGGGCATCGCCGACACCATCGTCCGCTTCACCGACAACATCCTCACCGACGAACACGAAGACGTCGCCAACGTCCTGCACCGACTGGAAGCGGCCGGGATGGAGCAGGCGATGGAAGCGCACCCGGGACACCCGACCGCCCGGTAACACGGCACCGACACTGGCGGTGGCGGTGGCGGTGGCGGTGGCGCGCGCCACCGCCAGTGTCGGGCATCGCGATGCGCGCGCCACCATCCGGCGCACCACACCAGGCGCGCGGTGCGCGCGCCACGAGCGCGCGGGCCCTCTATCACACAGCCCCTTGACCGCGACCCGAGCGAAAGCCGAAACCAGACGCACCAAGGGGAAACGCGCCGGATAGCGAACCTGGTCTAGGAACAACGCGCGCCCACCGACACCTGGTAAAGGGGTGCACCGCATCGGCGCGCGCTCCGATGCGGTCGGGGCATCGGATACGCGCGCACCGGGCGCGCGTGAGTGCCGGGCATCGTCGGGTGGCGCGGCGCCGGATGCGATGCACGACATCGCGGTGCGCGCTGAAGTGGAGTCCGTCGTCTTCCGGTGCACCGGGATGGAGTCCACGTCGTTCCACATCCGGTGTCGTGCATCGCGCATCGGATGCGGAGCATCGCGGGGTCCGCTCGATGGACGATGCCTGGCTTCGTCACCACAGCCAGGCATTCGAGTGCCGTACCCGGGACAGGGCGCGGGCATCGCGGCGCGCGGCCGCGTTGCCGATCCGGCTCTGCCGGGACCGAGGTCGGTGCGACTCCCTGGCTGCGAGGCGGCGCTTGACGGCGTCCTGGAGCCGCCGCCGTTGCTTGCGCAGCTCCCGCTTCTTCTCCGCCTTCGACTTCGGCTTCCGGGGCCGCTTCCAGACCGGCTGCCACCCCACAGGCTCATCGGGCTCAAGCTCATCGAGCTCGGGCTCCTGGTCCTCGTCGAACTCGGAGGCCGTCCCCTCGTGGGCCGCGCGGGCTCGGGCGAGGGCGTCCTTCAACCCCGGGATCTCCAGCTTCTCGGAGTTCTCCAGGTTCTCAGGGCTTTCGGGGTTTTCGGGGTTTTCGGGCGTGGTCATGCGGGTCCTCCCGTGGGGGTCCGGCCAGGCGTCTGCTGCGCGCCGGGCGGCGGGGTGTGTGACGGCGCGGGCGACGGCGGGGCGGGATGCGGCCGGGGGCCGCGGGCGACGGCGCGCTCCCGGACGCCGTCCTGGAGCTTGGCGGCCATCTTGGCGACGGCCTCGATCGTGGCGCGGGTCTGATCCAGCGCGGCAACGTCGGTCCCCTGCTGCTGTGCACGGCCGGCCTTCCGGTCCGGGCGCGATGGCCGCGGGCCAGACCTCGACGCGTCGGGCACGGTGACATGGTGCGGGCGGGTGCGGAAACCGAGGCGCTCC from Streptomyces sp. NBC_00690 encodes the following:
- a CDS encoding NHL domain-containing protein; this translates as MSTPQAADTGGEDSAPRISTVAGTGVAGFAGDSGPAVSAQLNRPYGLVMDSAGTLYFSDRDNHRLRRITTDGKISTVAGTGTAGSGGDGGPATSAQMKHPRGITVDSAGNLYVADSNNHRILKITADGKISTVAGTGTAGFGGDGGPATSAQLKSPFAVAVDSSGVLYVSEFGNHRVRKVTPDGKISTVAGVGTAGFGGDGGPADSAQLNKPSDLCLDSTGTLYFADGGNHRVRKVTPDGKISTVAGVGTAGFGGDGGPADSAQLNKPIGPVLDSTGTLYFADAANHRVRKVTPDGKISTVAGTGAAGFSGDDGPGTAAQLNNVIGLAVDCVDTLYIADLFNNRIRKIASERMAGLPESGTVVSWANVRSRLRMGVLRESTKDRAEIHQALASPRSHQRWRLIVSGQDEGEVLYRIENVRSGKVLEVVGGGTVDGAVVAQRAYEGSDAEHQQWRLIPMGSVTDTPRVYEIANRNSGLLLRVDTNAPTVIKQYSVQDDHRDRQWQLLPV
- a CDS encoding replication-relaxation family protein → MLQALGIFQRATPEQLWKLTRPGNRHDRLTRDNLLDMEDHRLVRIESVQKDQRQVWVLTDRGHREARKLLEPEGIRVSVLRKEEYDPDTGELLGTGYSDHAAAVTSTAAELHRSGIGYPLAFQTEIPHRLTGGYVQRADLVMRAPQAKVPILLLEIDRRTEDAHQLVRKLRRYADWFRLLPPDADQRTVDLVRSRPDAIEQLVGHEERLWRRVYPPTGREGTPPLAFVFADTTAARVANTVKVLEEAGRRYWAPRRYDSFYGGITALDYGQVVPVVVTTLERLQEHGADAAVWRRLGRTGEQTLTAALDNPDGDALYRRQYERVEEKDKRQRAAEREAQRPVCSRCGAKFTDQRWEETTARPGAWKAGDLSVCGVCHGDDVARREAAAEAERAARRRAEEAAARAVAEAGVKKSRGLFGRRR
- a CDS encoding EF-hand domain-containing protein, whose product is MTTSVQNGRVQSSFAGWDVDGDGRIDRADWEADARRVLQAFGETPASPSGRALSDAYLDLWDFLAEKAGIDAHTGALTPEQFKTVVDDRIIGSDGAGFAKALTPAIKALIKLADRDGDGQINPREFMTWLKAVGVRTSDMGTPFAQIDTSGNGQLSTEELVQAVRAYYLDEVDVPLLGH